One region of Halohasta litchfieldiae genomic DNA includes:
- a CDS encoding type II glyceraldehyde-3-phosphate dehydrogenase, whose protein sequence is MIEVGINGYGTIGKRVADAVDNQPDMCIVGVSKRTPDHEADTAIDRGFELYAPDSETEVTFTAHDLPVAGTVETLIADSDIVIDATPAGVGAENAPRYERTETPVVFQGGEDATIAPTSFCARSNYEETVGQTATRVVSCNTTGLARLLSPLDDQFGVESVDCTLIRRGGDPTQSDRGPINDIVPDPVTVPSHHAPDLRTVLPSVDVMTKGVTVPATLMHLHSLTVCLDGEPTADTVTTCLDNESRIELVASAHGRDSCADLRESAHDRGRQRGDVWENCVWAESITVDGQQLSLLQAVHQQADVVPENVDAIRALASATDAQTSRQLTNDALGVGLDSPIA, encoded by the coding sequence ATGATTGAGGTCGGAATCAACGGCTACGGAACGATCGGAAAACGTGTCGCAGATGCGGTCGACAACCAGCCCGACATGTGTATCGTCGGTGTGAGCAAACGCACACCGGACCACGAGGCCGACACCGCGATCGACCGTGGCTTCGAGCTGTATGCGCCCGACTCTGAGACGGAAGTCACCTTCACTGCCCACGACTTGCCCGTCGCGGGCACCGTCGAGACACTTATCGCCGACAGTGACATCGTTATCGACGCGACACCTGCCGGTGTCGGTGCGGAGAACGCGCCGAGATACGAGCGCACGGAGACGCCGGTCGTATTTCAGGGTGGAGAGGACGCGACCATCGCGCCCACGAGTTTCTGTGCGCGGAGCAACTACGAAGAGACGGTCGGCCAGACGGCGACGAGGGTAGTCTCCTGCAATACGACGGGGCTGGCTCGACTCCTCTCGCCGCTCGACGACCAGTTCGGCGTCGAGTCGGTCGACTGTACCCTGATCCGCCGTGGCGGCGATCCGACCCAGTCCGATCGCGGGCCGATCAACGACATCGTCCCCGACCCGGTGACCGTTCCCTCACACCACGCCCCGGACCTCCGAACTGTGTTGCCCTCCGTCGACGTGATGACGAAGGGTGTGACTGTGCCGGCCACGCTGATGCACCTTCACAGCCTGACGGTGTGCTTAGACGGCGAGCCGACAGCCGATACAGTCACGACCTGTCTGGATAATGAGAGCCGCATCGAACTCGTCGCGAGTGCTCACGGGCGGGACAGCTGTGCGGACCTCCGTGAATCCGCGCACGACCGTGGCCGCCAGCGTGGTGACGTGTGGGAAAATTGTGTCTGGGCAGAGTCGATCACCGTTGACGGACAGCAGCTTTCGCTCCTCCAGGCCGTCCATCAGCAGGCCGACGTTGTGCCCGAGAACGTCGATGCGATCCGTGCACTCGCTTCGGCAACAGATGCACAGACGAGTCGGCAGCTAACTAACGACGCACTCGGTGTGGGACTGGACAGTCCGATAGCCTGA
- a CDS encoding D-2-hydroxyacid dehydrogenase yields MTSIDIAVLNQTIHGMSTEAYRDVLAERLPTQTVKLIASPAEYEELLPQARVITGFEIDAATVENATNLELFACTFAGTDHLPLDAFAANDVDVTNASGVHGPNASEQVLAYVLSFARGLDRGWQQSQAGTWSHYHTDELYGSTVTVVGMGAIGGAILDRLAPFGVETIGVRNSPSKGGNADEVVGIEEVPEILPRTDYLILACPLTEETEHLVDETALARMPPDSVLVNIARGEVVDTDALLAALRTNELRGAALDVTDPEPLSDGHPLWSHDNCLITPHNAGYTPRYWDRMADIIADNIDRLDTDERLRNLAK; encoded by the coding sequence GTGACATCGATAGACATTGCTGTTCTCAACCAGACGATACATGGGATGTCGACAGAGGCGTACCGGGACGTTCTCGCCGAGCGGCTACCCACACAAACAGTCAAACTCATCGCGTCACCTGCGGAGTATGAGGAACTCCTGCCTCAAGCGCGAGTCATTACTGGCTTCGAGATCGATGCCGCGACTGTCGAGAACGCGACGAATCTCGAGTTGTTCGCCTGTACCTTCGCGGGAACCGATCATCTGCCGCTCGATGCCTTCGCGGCAAACGACGTCGACGTGACCAACGCATCTGGTGTGCATGGACCGAACGCATCCGAACAGGTGCTCGCCTACGTCCTATCGTTCGCGCGTGGTCTCGACCGTGGTTGGCAACAGTCACAGGCTGGAACCTGGAGCCACTATCACACCGACGAACTGTACGGTTCGACGGTCACCGTCGTCGGGATGGGTGCCATTGGTGGGGCGATCCTCGATCGGCTCGCTCCGTTCGGCGTCGAGACTATCGGCGTTCGTAACTCCCCATCGAAGGGCGGCAATGCCGACGAAGTCGTCGGTATCGAAGAGGTCCCCGAGATTCTCCCCCGCACGGATTACTTGATCTTGGCCTGTCCGCTCACCGAAGAGACGGAACATCTCGTCGACGAGACCGCCCTGGCGCGCATGCCACCGGACAGCGTGCTCGTCAACATCGCCCGCGGCGAAGTCGTCGACACCGACGCACTCCTTGCCGCACTCCGGACCAACGAACTCCGGGGAGCAGCACTCGATGTGACCGATCCGGAGCCGCTCTCGGACGGCCACCCGCTCTGGAGCCACGACAACTGTCTGATCACACCCCACAACGCTGGCTATACGCCACGCTACTGGGATCGAATGGCCGATATTATCGCCGACAACATCGATCGTCTCGACACCGACGAACGGCTTCGGAATCTGGCAAAATAG
- a CDS encoding helix-turn-helix transcriptional regulator, with protein sequence MDDPPDSSGTQPAAPQREQFTLDDVFGVFEDRSDSARPLTASDVMDAVDCSRRTAHNKLGELVEQGRLETRKVGARSRVWWVPMPRSTAEPEPEPTAQRDPAVDVEIADAELLGSGELLQERREALRAAYDYVRENPETTKTEFLTEVFPENSAGYKTADQWWEMIEPALADLPNVDVELERDHFWHFVKG encoded by the coding sequence ATGGACGATCCACCGGATAGTTCAGGGACGCAGCCTGCGGCCCCACAGCGGGAACAGTTCACCCTGGATGATGTGTTCGGTGTGTTTGAGGACCGATCGGACAGCGCAAGACCACTGACTGCCAGTGACGTGATGGATGCGGTCGACTGTTCTCGCCGGACGGCACACAACAAACTCGGTGAACTGGTAGAACAAGGACGGCTCGAAACCCGGAAAGTCGGTGCTCGGAGCCGTGTCTGGTGGGTTCCGATGCCACGGTCGACGGCGGAGCCGGAACCAGAGCCGACTGCACAACGGGATCCGGCGGTGGACGTGGAGATCGCCGATGCCGAACTTCTCGGCTCGGGGGAACTTCTTCAAGAGCGCCGAGAGGCGCTCCGGGCGGCCTACGATTACGTCCGTGAGAACCCTGAGACGACCAAAACGGAGTTTCTCACCGAGGTGTTCCCCGAGAATTCGGCCGGATACAAAACTGCCGACCAGTGGTGGGAAATGATCGAACCTGCCCTCGCTGATCTCCCGAATGTCGATGTCGAGTTGGAACGTGATCACTTCTGGCACTTCGTCAAGGGATAG
- a CDS encoding Nramp family divalent metal transporter has protein sequence MGSPELAPDEETVSEADVYDDPADATYPTSTYTPVAYDNLDQAPQDRSHPDPSDDGPFKELDLPKVPKLKYVVGPSAIMLGASLGSGETLFWPTLVARFGWGLFGLFLLAALIHFVVNTEIQRWTLATGESIFRAMERLHPVVPLALLVGGFASLGWPGWAASAAKIGAAGLSLGTYTAFGAELPGWRLLGIVLMAFIWLTYQVAPLMYNIVEKFQILLVAASIFFAVLLFMLVGSIETVLSVPANLTLPGEQLQVETVAILLGALAYAGAGGYLNLSQSLWIREKGYGMGRYQGRIKNPFAGDDPETVHRDGFTFVPNRLNLERWRGWWRVTQLEHLLTFLVGLVVVTTILTLVVFTYAAGSTGTAVNIWLDEVIPVVGPLASIVIYILLFLALFTTEYAIVESFVRNSSDIIYELYGRDAGWSLPRLFWMLLTIFCGWGIAILFSPLSAEKPFGLLVVGASMSGLMMWPYILAVQVVNTVRLPEHTMPGWGRIVSMWFAAGFFGYFSVLLTGTYLSTRLGLRLFETKATIIGSGIGGTALWFGYVIIQLAVMYHVTQAKVASTGTVDDAERARGWFS, from the coding sequence ATGGGTAGCCCGGAGTTGGCACCCGACGAGGAGACAGTGTCAGAAGCCGACGTATACGACGATCCAGCGGACGCGACCTACCCGACGTCGACCTACACACCGGTGGCATACGACAATCTCGATCAGGCACCACAGGATCGGTCACACCCCGATCCGAGTGACGATGGACCGTTCAAAGAGCTCGATTTACCGAAGGTGCCCAAACTGAAGTACGTCGTCGGGCCGAGCGCGATCATGCTCGGGGCGTCACTCGGCAGCGGTGAGACGCTGTTCTGGCCGACGCTCGTCGCTCGGTTCGGCTGGGGACTGTTTGGCCTGTTTCTGTTGGCAGCTCTCATCCACTTCGTCGTCAATACCGAAATCCAGCGGTGGACGCTGGCGACAGGCGAGAGTATCTTCCGGGCCATGGAACGACTCCATCCGGTGGTCCCGCTGGCCCTGTTGGTCGGTGGGTTCGCGAGTCTCGGGTGGCCCGGCTGGGCGGCCAGTGCAGCCAAAATCGGTGCTGCGGGCCTCTCGCTGGGCACCTACACAGCCTTCGGTGCCGAACTCCCCGGCTGGCGGCTCCTCGGGATCGTCCTCATGGCTTTTATATGGCTCACGTATCAGGTGGCGCCGTTGATGTACAACATCGTCGAAAAGTTCCAGATCCTGCTCGTAGCGGCATCGATCTTCTTTGCCGTACTACTGTTCATGCTCGTCGGGTCGATCGAAACGGTTCTATCGGTCCCAGCGAACCTGACACTTCCCGGTGAGCAACTTCAGGTCGAGACGGTCGCGATCCTCCTCGGTGCACTCGCATATGCCGGTGCTGGCGGTTATCTGAACCTCTCACAGAGTCTCTGGATCCGCGAGAAGGGGTACGGCATGGGCCGGTACCAGGGACGGATCAAGAACCCGTTTGCGGGTGACGACCCCGAGACAGTCCACAGAGACGGGTTCACGTTCGTTCCAAATCGGCTCAATCTCGAACGCTGGCGGGGATGGTGGCGTGTCACACAGTTAGAGCACTTGCTTACGTTCCTCGTCGGGCTGGTAGTCGTTACGACGATCCTCACTCTGGTCGTGTTCACCTACGCAGCCGGGTCGACCGGGACGGCCGTCAACATCTGGCTGGATGAGGTCATCCCTGTCGTCGGGCCACTTGCGAGTATCGTGATCTACATCCTGTTGTTCCTGGCGCTCTTTACGACCGAATACGCCATCGTCGAGTCGTTCGTCCGGAACAGTTCCGATATCATCTACGAACTGTACGGGCGGGACGCTGGCTGGAGTCTCCCGCGGTTGTTCTGGATGCTCCTGACGATCTTCTGTGGGTGGGGAATCGCCATCCTGTTTTCCCCGCTATCAGCTGAGAAACCGTTCGGGCTGTTAGTCGTCGGGGCGTCGATGTCTGGCCTGATGATGTGGCCGTACATCCTCGCCGTCCAAGTAGTCAATACGGTCAGACTTCCCGAACACACGATGCCTGGTTGGGGACGCATCGTCTCGATGTGGTTCGCAGCTGGCTTTTTCGGTTATTTCAGCGTGCTGTTAACCGGGACCTATCTCTCGACACGACTCGGTCTGCGGTTATTCGAGACGAAGGCCACGATCATCGGGAGTGGGATCGGCGGTACTGCCCTGTGGTTCGGCTACGTCATTATCCAACTCGCGGTTATGTACCACGTCACTCAAGCGAAGGTGGCGTCGACGGGGACCGTCGACGACGCCGAGCGGGCGCGAGGTTGGTTCTCATGA
- a CDS encoding LUD domain-containing protein: MTTNSSPTSTKAAHIKHILETEGEAVAANTQGFNQGRYDSVAKLEDYDQLKSEARAIKEDAIERLPELIEDLREAIEANGGTLYLADDAADANAYVREVVDDVGGERVVKSKSMTSEEIELNEALAGDDVDVVETDLGEWVLQVADEAPSHIVAPAIHKSREGIAELFNEQFNPEEPLETAEDLTMFAREKLAEKITAADVGVTGANFVTADSGTMALVTSEGNARKTVTATDTHVAVAGVEKVVPTVEDLHPFIELIGRSGTGQDITSYVSLLTPPVDSPTLDFETNELGSADDREFHLVLIDNGRMAMRDDEELRETLYCIRCSACSNSCANFQQVGGHAFGGETYSGGIATGWEAGIEGLDTAGEFNDLCTGCSRCVNACPVGIDIPWINTVVRDRINRGTDAELDWLVDGLMPDEEPAGIDLNKRLFGNFSTLARLGSATAPVSNWLANNDLSRQLLERFAGIDRRRELPQFERETLRDWMADRPPVADPEREVVLFPDLYTNHVQVERGKAAVRVLEAFDIHVRLADVSASGRAPLSQGMISTARKHAEAVAAELGPQVAAGRDIVVIEPSDHALFQREYEKLLDAETFERLAEHSYEVFEYVYGCLANGGDETALDAGDGQQVAYHSHCQQRTIGVDQYTETVLEDLGYDVTTSSVECCGMAGSFGYKNDYYDVSMAVGEELAEEFTTQETKDRTVVASGTSCLEQLDDLLARPPKHPIELIAPQAWTERVSSD; this comes from the coding sequence ATGACGACGAACTCCTCTCCGACATCGACTAAGGCAGCGCACATCAAGCATATCCTCGAAACAGAGGGTGAGGCAGTCGCCGCAAACACACAGGGGTTCAATCAGGGTCGCTACGACTCGGTCGCCAAACTCGAGGACTACGATCAGCTCAAATCCGAGGCCCGCGCCATCAAGGAAGATGCTATCGAGCGACTCCCCGAACTCATCGAGGACCTCAGGGAAGCAATCGAGGCCAACGGCGGCACGCTGTATCTCGCGGACGACGCCGCCGATGCGAACGCGTACGTCCGTGAGGTGGTCGACGATGTCGGCGGCGAGCGCGTCGTCAAGAGCAAGTCGATGACCAGCGAGGAGATCGAACTCAACGAGGCGCTGGCGGGCGACGACGTCGACGTCGTCGAGACCGACCTCGGCGAGTGGGTCCTGCAGGTCGCCGATGAGGCCCCCTCACATATCGTCGCGCCGGCGATCCACAAATCCCGTGAGGGCATCGCGGAGCTATTCAACGAACAGTTCAACCCCGAGGAACCCCTCGAAACCGCGGAAGATCTCACTATGTTCGCCCGGGAGAAACTCGCCGAGAAGATCACGGCGGCCGATGTCGGCGTCACGGGGGCGAACTTCGTCACCGCCGATTCGGGGACGATGGCGCTGGTCACCAGCGAGGGTAACGCTCGCAAGACGGTCACCGCAACTGATACGCACGTCGCCGTCGCGGGCGTCGAGAAGGTCGTGCCGACTGTCGAGGACCTCCACCCGTTCATCGAACTGATTGGGCGTTCGGGCACCGGTCAGGACATCACGTCGTACGTCTCCCTGCTCACGCCGCCGGTCGACTCGCCCACACTCGATTTCGAGACCAACGAACTCGGTTCGGCCGACGACCGGGAGTTCCACCTCGTGCTCATCGACAACGGGCGGATGGCGATGCGTGACGACGAGGAGTTGCGCGAAACGTTGTACTGCATTCGCTGTTCGGCATGTTCGAACTCCTGTGCCAACTTCCAGCAGGTCGGCGGCCACGCCTTCGGCGGTGAGACCTACTCCGGCGGGATTGCGACAGGCTGGGAGGCCGGGATCGAAGGCCTCGACACCGCGGGGGAGTTCAACGACCTCTGTACCGGCTGCTCGCGGTGTGTGAATGCCTGTCCAGTCGGGATCGACATCCCGTGGATCAACACGGTCGTCCGCGACCGGATCAACCGCGGTACCGACGCCGAACTCGACTGGCTCGTCGACGGCCTCATGCCGGACGAAGAGCCTGCGGGCATCGATCTCAACAAGCGGTTGTTCGGCAACTTCTCGACGCTTGCGCGGCTCGGCAGCGCGACTGCACCCGTGTCCAACTGGCTGGCGAATAACGACCTCTCCAGACAGTTGCTTGAACGGTTCGCTGGCATCGACCGGCGGCGAGAACTACCGCAGTTCGAGCGAGAGACGCTCAGAGATTGGATGGCCGACCGGCCGCCCGTCGCCGACCCCGAACGTGAGGTCGTCCTCTTTCCCGACCTCTACACCAACCACGTCCAGGTAGAACGTGGGAAAGCCGCCGTCCGGGTTCTCGAAGCATTCGATATTCACGTTCGTCTGGCCGACGTGAGTGCCAGCGGGCGAGCCCCCCTGTCACAGGGGATGATCTCGACGGCCCGGAAACATGCCGAAGCGGTAGCGGCCGAACTCGGGCCGCAGGTGGCAGCCGGCCGTGATATCGTCGTGATCGAACCCAGCGATCACGCCCTTTTCCAGCGGGAATACGAGAAACTGCTCGACGCCGAGACGTTCGAGCGGCTTGCCGAGCACAGTTACGAGGTGTTCGAGTACGTCTACGGCTGTCTGGCAAACGGCGGGGATGAGACGGCCCTCGACGCGGGTGATGGCCAGCAGGTCGCCTACCACAGCCACTGTCAGCAGCGGACCATCGGCGTCGACCAGTACACCGAGACGGTCCTCGAGGATCTCGGCTACGACGTAACTACCTCCAGTGTCGAGTGTTGTGGCATGGCCGGCAGCTTCGGCTATAAAAACGACTACTACGACGTGAGTATGGCCGTCGGTGAGGAACTCGCCGAGGAGTTCACGACGCAAGAGACCAAAGACCGGACCGTCGTCGCCAGCGGGACTTCCTGTCTCGAACAGCTCGATGATCTACTGGCCCGCCCACCGAAACACCCGATCGAATTGATCGCACCGCAGGCATGGACCGAGCGGGTCAGTAGCGACTGA
- a CDS encoding LUD domain-containing protein — translation MTESSTASITEQFVNRLDDFGVSSTMTDPEEVETEIEAVASTPTVGVDPSIDGVSLPESVDREVSPAAVEAAATGVTEAVLGVADYGSIVVSTTESGVEPVSLFADQHVAVLREADIVPGMGDALIELGDSFRDDDWSGIIATGPSATADMGALVKGAHGPKTVHVIIVQQ, via the coding sequence ATGACAGAATCCAGCACAGCGTCGATAACCGAGCAGTTCGTCAACCGACTCGACGACTTCGGCGTCTCGTCTACTATGACGGACCCCGAGGAGGTCGAAACGGAGATCGAGGCGGTCGCCTCGACGCCCACCGTCGGCGTCGACCCGTCGATCGACGGGGTCTCGCTGCCGGAGTCGGTCGACCGGGAAGTATCACCTGCGGCGGTCGAGGCGGCTGCCACCGGTGTGACGGAGGCAGTCCTCGGCGTCGCCGACTACGGGAGTATCGTGGTCTCGACGACCGAGTCGGGTGTCGAACCGGTTAGCCTGTTCGCCGACCAGCACGTCGCTGTCCTCCGAGAGGCGGACATCGTCCCGGGGATGGGTGACGCGCTGATCGAACTCGGAGATTCGTTCCGCGACGACGACTGGAGCGGGATCATCGCGACTGGTCCCAGTGCGACCGCCGACATGGGTGCACTGGTGAAAGGCGCACACGGACCGAAGACCGTCCACGTAATCATCGTACAACAATGA
- a CDS encoding methyl-accepting chemotaxis protein, with product MTFKSKVEDDVPTDEKSRDQLRVERDQWRELFTQLIEQFPEPTFAVDDERRLVHFNDAAEAAYGRSRANALGTLGYEFFETEGNSEILAETVARTGETVRESDFRKVPTPDGHLWNRSMAVPLTDFDGETVGAVETTPIVTDIVKERNRMSRAQETVTQDVATAVETLRNKAAEITDSTVDIANLTAAERDEMDRVADAIADLSASVEQIASSADETETASERAAELVRDGQEAVDETHEMMSVVADAASTVESDVTDLQRRIKEIDEIVDIIDDVAEQTNLLALNANIEAARSGESGDGFAVVADEIKTLANESQQQATRIEQTITEIQTDADQTVESIDEMIDEVTAGTERTEQLERTLSEVVSVVSQTTAAIQDIAQATDEQAVATEQVATTVDEAADRADELAVAVESITETTADQRDLVDEIDETVSELEATMVELDT from the coding sequence ATGACATTCAAAAGCAAGGTAGAGGACGACGTACCGACCGATGAGAAAAGTCGTGACCAGCTCCGAGTTGAGCGGGATCAGTGGCGAGAGCTGTTCACACAGTTGATCGAGCAGTTCCCGGAGCCGACATTTGCCGTCGACGACGAGCGTCGACTCGTCCATTTCAACGATGCAGCCGAAGCAGCCTACGGACGGTCGCGAGCCAACGCACTCGGGACGCTCGGCTACGAATTTTTCGAGACCGAGGGCAACTCGGAAATCTTGGCCGAAACTGTCGCCAGGACCGGTGAGACGGTCCGTGAATCGGATTTCCGGAAGGTCCCGACGCCGGACGGCCATCTGTGGAACCGATCGATGGCAGTTCCGCTGACCGATTTCGACGGAGAAACGGTCGGTGCGGTCGAGACGACCCCCATCGTCACAGATATCGTCAAAGAACGGAACAGAATGTCCCGAGCCCAAGAGACTGTCACCCAAGACGTTGCGACTGCCGTCGAGACGCTCCGGAACAAGGCGGCAGAGATCACCGACAGCACGGTCGATATTGCTAACCTTACGGCGGCAGAGCGTGACGAAATGGACCGTGTCGCGGACGCGATAGCGGACCTGTCGGCATCGGTTGAGCAGATCGCGTCGTCGGCCGACGAAACCGAGACAGCAAGCGAACGGGCAGCCGAACTGGTCAGAGATGGTCAGGAGGCAGTCGACGAGACCCACGAAATGATGAGTGTCGTCGCCGACGCGGCGAGCACCGTCGAGAGCGACGTGACCGATTTGCAACGCCGGATCAAAGAGATCGACGAGATCGTCGACATAATCGACGACGTCGCCGAACAGACCAATCTGCTCGCGTTGAACGCGAACATCGAGGCCGCGCGGTCGGGCGAATCCGGCGACGGGTTCGCAGTCGTCGCCGACGAGATTAAAACTCTCGCCAACGAGTCACAACAACAGGCTACACGGATCGAACAGACGATCACCGAGATTCAGACGGACGCCGACCAGACCGTCGAGAGTATCGACGAGATGATAGATGAAGTAACCGCCGGCACCGAACGGACCGAGCAACTCGAACGGACGCTCTCGGAAGTCGTCTCGGTCGTCTCACAGACGACGGCGGCCATTCAGGACATCGCTCAAGCGACAGACGAGCAGGCTGTCGCGACCGAACAGGTCGCAACGACCGTCGACGAAGCCGCAGACCGTGCCGACGAGCTTGCTGTCGCGGTCGAATCGATCACCGAAACTACTGCTGACCAGCGCGATCTCGTCGACGAGATCGACGAGACCGTCTCGGAACTGGAAGCGACGATGGTCGAACTCGATACATAA